Proteins encoded in a region of the Halostella limicola genome:
- a CDS encoding A24 family peptidase, which produces MLEAVTVLVEETSTVDLLRLLAVPVFAWAAYRDVATRRVPNAAWAPLTALALALLAQDAWTAWTASEFAWRRFLVPTAVSIGLVVPLAYLFWRTGGFGGADAKALMVIALLFPAYPVYFLPNAALPLQPTNVGVFSFTVLTNTVLFGLAAPLLLAARNAVAGRFSSLMFVGRPVHVEAVPETHGRLLEGADGSTRGGLDLDALRMYLRWRGVDLETLRANADALRDPATLPDEPNPPTDGAVTAESPGAPAVVEDVDGRRSSDGGSPPGRESADDDPAAPTFDDPWGADAFLTDVDGAYGASASDLREGLDRLTTERDVWVSPGIPFLVPMFVGLVVALTYGDVLFGLLGLLGAV; this is translated from the coding sequence GTGCTCGAAGCCGTCACCGTGCTCGTCGAGGAGACGTCGACCGTCGACCTCCTGCGGTTGCTCGCCGTCCCCGTCTTCGCGTGGGCGGCGTACCGCGACGTGGCGACCCGGCGCGTGCCAAACGCCGCCTGGGCGCCGCTGACGGCACTTGCGCTCGCGCTACTCGCCCAGGACGCGTGGACGGCCTGGACCGCGAGCGAGTTCGCGTGGCGGCGCTTCCTCGTCCCGACGGCGGTGAGTATCGGCCTCGTCGTCCCGCTCGCGTACCTGTTCTGGCGGACCGGCGGGTTCGGCGGCGCGGACGCGAAGGCGCTGATGGTCATCGCCCTGCTCTTTCCCGCCTACCCCGTCTACTTCCTGCCGAACGCGGCGCTCCCGCTCCAGCCGACGAACGTCGGCGTGTTCTCCTTCACGGTGCTGACGAACACCGTGCTTTTCGGCCTCGCCGCGCCGCTGCTGCTTGCGGCTCGCAACGCCGTCGCCGGGCGGTTCTCGTCGCTCATGTTCGTCGGCCGGCCAGTACACGTCGAGGCCGTCCCCGAGACGCACGGACGGCTGCTCGAAGGGGCCGACGGGTCGACCCGCGGCGGCCTCGACCTGGACGCGCTCCGCATGTACCTGCGCTGGCGCGGGGTCGACCTCGAAACGCTGCGGGCGAACGCCGACGCGCTCCGGGACCCCGCCACGCTGCCCGACGAGCCGAACCCCCCGACGGACGGGGCCGTGACCGCGGAGTCGCCGGGGGCGCCCGCCGTCGTCGAGGACGTCGACGGGCGTCGCTCGTCGGACGGGGGGTCGCCGCCCGGCCGCGAGAGCGCCGACGACGACCCGGCCGCTCCGACGTTCGACGACCCCTGGGGGGCCGACGCCTTCCTGACCGACGTGGACGGCGCGTACGGCGCGAGCGCGAGCGACCTCCGGGAGGGGCTCGACCGCCTGACGACGGAGCGCGACGTGTGGGTGTCGCCGGGCATCCCGTTTCTCGTCCCGATGTTCGTCGGCCTCGTCGTCGCGCTCACCTACGGCGACGTGCTGTTCGGGCTGCTGGGACTGCTCGGCGCGGTGTGA